In the genome of Gadus morhua chromosome 12, gadMor3.0, whole genome shotgun sequence, one region contains:
- the ifi44g gene encoding interferon-induced protein 44-like isoform X2 codes for MAFSFGGDKLERSNDVPITSNFAGFSLAGPSPAQKSKPTTKVKGSSDSGDNLESTFPELLVKSLRDIQWTDDHKQELMSKISSYKTSSGAPARVLLLGPVGSGKSSFISSVQSLFSGRVLNNAMVGSSMAGFTKKLQSFTIQGKKGELPTALTMCDVMGLGEGEGTGISFYDILAVIKGHTPEGHKFSASHPLHPSTAGYLEEPSLADRVHCVVFVLDASRLASYCRGLRGTFEQLRDHISELGVHQVTLLTHIDKVCAMTARDVKNVYESPTVQQMMSKAGEMLGMSTSSIMPVKNYSSELKLDSNTDTLLLSAVDLILEYADLYFQAQASEGPKKN; via the exons aTGGCGTTCTCTTTTGGCGGGGACAAACTGGAAAGGTCAAATGATGTTCCCATAACCTCAAATTTCGCTGGTTTCTCTTTAGCTGGGCCTAGCCCTGCTCAGAAATCCAAACCAACTACAAAAGTTAAAG GTTCCTCTGACTCTGGAGATAACCTGGAATCAACCTTCCCGGAGTTGTTAGTGAAGTCTTTGAGAGATATTCAGTGGACGGATGA CCACAAGCAAGAGCTGATGTCGAAGATCAGTTCGTACAAAACCAGCAGTGGGGCGCCAGCCCGCGTGCTCCTCCTCGGTCCCGTGGGTTCTGGGAAGTCCAGCTTCATCAGCTCGGTCCAGTCTCTCTTCTCAGGAAGGGTCCTGAACAATGCCATGGTGGGCTCATCTATGGCCGGATTCACCAAGAAG CTGCAGTCCTTCACTATCCAGGGTAAGAAAGGGGAGTTGCCTACGGCACTAACCATGTGTGATGTCATGGGtctgggagagggggaaggcaCCGGAATCAGTTTCTATGACATCCTGGCTGTCATCAAAGGCCACACCCCCGAAGGACACAAG TTCAGCGCCAGCCATCCGCTGCACCCGAGCACCGCGGGCTatctggaggagcccagcctTGCAGACAGGGTGCactgcgttgtgtttgtgttggacgCCTCCCGGCTGGCCTCCTACTGCAGGGGCCTCAGAGGAACCTTCGAACAGCTCCGCGATCACATCAGTGAACTGG GGGTTCACCAGGTGACGCTGTTAACACACATCGACAAGGTGTGTGCTATGACAGCAAGGGACGTGAAGAATGTATACGAGAGCCCAACCGTCCAGcaaatg ATGTCCAAGGCAGGGGAGATGCTGGGTatgtccacctcctccatcatgcCGGTGAAGAACTACTCCAGTGAGCTGAAGCTGGACAGCAACACAGACACCCTCCTGCTGTCGGCCGTCGATCTAATCCTGGAGTACGCCGACCTGTACTTCCAGGCCCAGGCCAGTGAGGGCCCCaagaaaaactga
- the ifi44g gene encoding interferon-induced protein 44-like isoform X1 translates to MKTFWWVAPTRMAFSFGGDKLERSNDVPITSNFAGFSLAGPSPAQKSKPTTKVKGSSDSGDNLESTFPELLVKSLRDIQWTDDHKQELMSKISSYKTSSGAPARVLLLGPVGSGKSSFISSVQSLFSGRVLNNAMVGSSMAGFTKKLQSFTIQGKKGELPTALTMCDVMGLGEGEGTGISFYDILAVIKGHTPEGHKFSASHPLHPSTAGYLEEPSLADRVHCVVFVLDASRLASYCRGLRGTFEQLRDHISELGVHQVTLLTHIDKVCAMTARDVKNVYESPTVQQMMSKAGEMLGMSTSSIMPVKNYSSELKLDSNTDTLLLSAVDLILEYADLYFQAQASEGPKKN, encoded by the exons ATGAAGACGTTTTGGTGGGTTGCGCCAACAAG aaTGGCGTTCTCTTTTGGCGGGGACAAACTGGAAAGGTCAAATGATGTTCCCATAACCTCAAATTTCGCTGGTTTCTCTTTAGCTGGGCCTAGCCCTGCTCAGAAATCCAAACCAACTACAAAAGTTAAAG GTTCCTCTGACTCTGGAGATAACCTGGAATCAACCTTCCCGGAGTTGTTAGTGAAGTCTTTGAGAGATATTCAGTGGACGGATGA CCACAAGCAAGAGCTGATGTCGAAGATCAGTTCGTACAAAACCAGCAGTGGGGCGCCAGCCCGCGTGCTCCTCCTCGGTCCCGTGGGTTCTGGGAAGTCCAGCTTCATCAGCTCGGTCCAGTCTCTCTTCTCAGGAAGGGTCCTGAACAATGCCATGGTGGGCTCATCTATGGCCGGATTCACCAAGAAG CTGCAGTCCTTCACTATCCAGGGTAAGAAAGGGGAGTTGCCTACGGCACTAACCATGTGTGATGTCATGGGtctgggagagggggaaggcaCCGGAATCAGTTTCTATGACATCCTGGCTGTCATCAAAGGCCACACCCCCGAAGGACACAAG TTCAGCGCCAGCCATCCGCTGCACCCGAGCACCGCGGGCTatctggaggagcccagcctTGCAGACAGGGTGCactgcgttgtgtttgtgttggacgCCTCCCGGCTGGCCTCCTACTGCAGGGGCCTCAGAGGAACCTTCGAACAGCTCCGCGATCACATCAGTGAACTGG GGGTTCACCAGGTGACGCTGTTAACACACATCGACAAGGTGTGTGCTATGACAGCAAGGGACGTGAAGAATGTATACGAGAGCCCAACCGTCCAGcaaatg ATGTCCAAGGCAGGGGAGATGCTGGGTatgtccacctcctccatcatgcCGGTGAAGAACTACTCCAGTGAGCTGAAGCTGGACAGCAACACAGACACCCTCCTGCTGTCGGCCGTCGATCTAATCCTGGAGTACGCCGACCTGTACTTCCAGGCCCAGGCCAGTGAGGGCCCCaagaaaaactga